A region from the Saccharomonospora azurea NA-128 genome encodes:
- a CDS encoding ArsR/SmtB family transcription factor: MPQRLNITAPAVSTADQVPCTHLDTVAKFFRALSDPIRLKLLEFILRGERTSAECVEHAGISQPRVSVHLSCLVDCGYVTARRDGKKLRYSVGDPRVADLVVLARSLAADNAAALTCCTRIPDSQD; this comes from the coding sequence ATGCCCCAGCGCCTTAACATCACCGCCCCAGCCGTCTCAACTGCCGACCAGGTGCCGTGCACGCACCTGGACACGGTGGCGAAGTTCTTCCGCGCCCTATCAGATCCCATCCGGCTGAAGCTGCTGGAGTTCATCCTGCGCGGCGAGCGCACCTCCGCCGAGTGCGTCGAGCACGCCGGAATCTCGCAGCCCCGCGTGTCGGTGCACCTGTCCTGCCTGGTCGACTGCGGCTACGTCACCGCCCGCCGCGACGGCAAGAAGCTGCGCTACTCCGTCGGCGACCCGCGTGTGGCGGACCTAGTCGTGCTGGCCCGCTCGTTGGCCGCGGACAACGCCGCCGCCCTGACCTGCTGCACCCGCATCCCCGACAGCCAGGACTGA
- a CDS encoding site-specific integrase, with translation RDRGQTPAVPGWAKRLATPDSETPVRSRLAIDRLVARREVALREKTLYRMLYETAARAEEILDLNIENLDLAGRRAPVKAKGARAKSRRRGQAREDVVLETVYWDAGTARLLPRLLKGRTRGPVFVTHRRPGPGKVLSPRDVCPDTELTRLSYGQARALLDAHTALRGPGTGWDLHEFRHSALTHLGEQGASLLLLMAKSRHKKPENVRRYFKPSDQALAEVTSLLAPGDSRR, from the coding sequence CGGGACCGCGGCCAGACCCCAGCCGTGCCGGGCTGGGCCAAGCGCCTGGCGACCCCGGACTCGGAGACCCCGGTGCGGTCCCGGCTGGCGATCGACCGGCTGGTGGCGCGCCGCGAGGTCGCGCTCCGGGAGAAGACGCTCTACCGGATGCTGTACGAGACTGCTGCCCGAGCCGAGGAGATCCTCGACCTCAACATCGAGAACCTCGATCTGGCCGGACGCCGCGCCCCGGTGAAGGCCAAGGGTGCCCGGGCCAAGTCCCGCCGCCGGGGTCAGGCGCGCGAGGACGTCGTGCTGGAGACGGTCTACTGGGACGCCGGCACCGCCCGGCTGCTGCCGCGGCTGCTCAAGGGCCGCACCCGCGGCCCTGTCTTCGTTACCCACCGCCGCCCTGGACCGGGCAAGGTTCTCAGTCCCCGCGACGTGTGCCCGGACACGGAGCTGACTCGGCTGTCCTACGGCCAGGCCCGCGCCCTGCTCGATGCCCACACCGCGTTGCGCGGTCCGGGCACAGGGTGGGATCTGCACGAATTCCGTCACTCCGCGCTGACTCACCTCGGTGAGCAGGGCGCATCCCTGCTGCTGTTGATGGCGAAGTCCCGGCACAAGAAGCCGGAGAACGTCCGCCGCTACTTCAAACCCTCCGACCAGGCGTTGGCCGAGGTCACCAGCCTGCTCGCACCCGGCGACAGCCGCCGCTGA
- a CDS encoding helix-turn-helix domain-containing GNAT family N-acetyltransferase codes for MPIALPQAQLLPRSQATTYADWFACLAEPVRVKLLHAVATSPQGITIGALTEILGTSQSTTSHHVRKLADIGFVHVRKDGTASVVTINEACCSGLPHAADAVMGLLGPQPCCPDNLPADVTVRALRPGDWPTVRRIYREGIATGLATFETTVPTRATLDATWLPDHRWVAEIDGTVVGWTAATRVSTQDCYSGVAETSVYVAEGYRGRGVGKALLHKQVTAADAADLWTLQTSLFTENRAGIALHHTAGYRTVGIRDRIAQLDGAWRDTILLERRSPVR; via the coding sequence ATGCCGATCGCCCTGCCTCAAGCACAGCTTCTGCCCAGAAGCCAGGCCACCACCTACGCCGACTGGTTCGCCTGCCTGGCCGAGCCCGTGCGCGTCAAGCTCCTGCACGCCGTGGCCACCAGCCCGCAGGGCATCACCATCGGCGCACTCACCGAAATCCTGGGCACCAGTCAGTCCACAACCTCGCACCACGTCCGCAAGCTCGCCGACATCGGTTTCGTCCACGTCCGCAAGGACGGCACCGCCAGCGTCGTCACCATCAACGAAGCCTGCTGCTCCGGACTCCCGCACGCCGCCGACGCCGTCATGGGCCTACTCGGACCGCAGCCCTGCTGCCCCGACAACCTCCCCGCCGACGTCACCGTCCGCGCACTGCGACCCGGCGATTGGCCGACCGTCCGGCGCATCTACCGCGAAGGAATCGCCACCGGCCTCGCCACCTTCGAGACCACCGTGCCCACCCGCGCGACCCTCGACGCCACCTGGCTGCCCGACCACCGCTGGGTCGCCGAGATCGACGGCACCGTCGTCGGCTGGACCGCCGCCACCCGCGTCTCAACCCAGGACTGCTACTCCGGCGTCGCCGAAACCTCCGTCTACGTCGCCGAGGGCTACCGGGGCCGCGGCGTCGGCAAAGCACTGCTGCACAAACAAGTCACCGCCGCCGACGCCGCCGACCTGTGGACGCTGCAAACCTCCCTTTTCACCGAGAACCGGGCAGGCATCGCCTTGCACCACACAGCCGGCTACCGCACAGTCGGCATCCGCGACCGCATCGCCCAGCTCGACGGAGCCTGGCGCGACACCATCCTGCTCGAACGCCGATCCCCGGTCCGCTGA
- a CDS encoding DinB family protein, which translates to MQRRVVHEQWKQDRAAFHELVAAATVEDLRRPSHGTRWTNQQLLFHLLFGYQVVRALLVLVRAFGRLPDPISRIFAWSLNSATGLFHIVNYWGSCGGGLLTPRLMDAWFDRIIAALHRSLDRASDAELARGMYFPTRWDPFFRDHMTLADVYRYPAKHFAFHRAQLTLGSAGV; encoded by the coding sequence ATGCAGCGCCGGGTCGTGCACGAGCAGTGGAAACAAGATCGCGCTGCCTTCCACGAGCTGGTCGCGGCCGCGACAGTTGAGGATCTGCGCCGACCATCACATGGCACCCGGTGGACCAACCAGCAGCTGTTGTTCCATCTGCTGTTCGGTTATCAGGTGGTGCGTGCTCTCCTCGTGCTCGTGCGCGCCTTCGGGCGCCTGCCCGACCCGATCAGCCGCATATTCGCCTGGTCGCTGAACTCGGCCACCGGGCTGTTCCACATCGTCAACTACTGGGGGTCTTGCGGTGGCGGTCTGCTCACCCCGCGTCTCATGGACGCATGGTTCGACCGCATCATCGCCGCGTTACACCGCAGCCTCGACCGGGCGAGTGACGCGGAGCTAGCGCGCGGGATGTACTTTCCGACTCGGTGGGATCCGTTTTTCCGCGACCACATGACCCTTGCGGACGTCTACCGCTATCCAGCGAAGCATTTCGCCTTTCACCGAGCACAGCTCACCCTCGGTTCTGCGGGTGTTTAG
- a CDS encoding NAD(P)-binding domain-containing protein translates to MTGSPVVVVGAGPVGLAAAAEVVERGLPALVLERGPHAGAAVAQWGHVRLFSRWGELVAPPARRLLETHGWQHPDETTYPTGREWVQQYLRPLADALGERVRFGAEVTGVARRGRDRVVDAGRESEPLTVHVHTSDGTPERITARAVIDASGTWGSPNPLGGDGLPALGEAAATDRITYLMPDLGDDAVATRYAGRHVVVAGSGHSALTALVGLAELAARHPSTRITWLLRREAVGSAFGGGEADQLPARGALGMRARAAVEAGRIEVVRGFRTEAVEHDATGALTLRSSTGQVVEAVDEVVVATGFRPDLSWLSELRLALDATLQAPVALAPLIDPNVHSCGTVYPHGAKELAHPEPNVFLAGMKSYGRAPTFLALTGYEQVRSIAAALAGDRESAERVELVLPETGVCSGAGLSELDTAVADADADADAGCCGAPAEPQTVSLSAPAAR, encoded by the coding sequence ATGACCGGGTCACCGGTGGTGGTTGTGGGAGCGGGGCCGGTCGGGCTGGCCGCGGCGGCGGAGGTGGTCGAGCGCGGGTTGCCCGCGCTGGTACTGGAACGCGGCCCGCACGCGGGGGCGGCGGTGGCGCAGTGGGGACACGTGCGGTTGTTCTCCCGGTGGGGCGAGCTGGTCGCCCCACCGGCGCGGCGGCTGCTGGAGACGCACGGCTGGCAACACCCGGATGAGACGACGTATCCGACGGGGCGTGAGTGGGTGCAGCAGTATCTGCGGCCGCTGGCGGACGCACTGGGTGAGCGGGTCCGCTTCGGTGCCGAGGTCACCGGTGTCGCCCGCCGGGGCCGGGACCGGGTGGTGGATGCGGGCCGGGAGTCCGAGCCGCTGACCGTGCACGTCCACACGTCCGACGGCACGCCGGAGCGCATCACCGCGCGGGCGGTGATCGACGCCTCGGGGACGTGGGGGTCACCCAATCCGCTGGGCGGAGACGGGCTGCCCGCACTGGGTGAGGCAGCGGCCACCGACCGGATCACCTACCTGATGCCCGACCTAGGCGACGACGCGGTGGCCACGCGGTACGCGGGGCGGCACGTGGTGGTCGCCGGCAGCGGGCACTCGGCGTTGACCGCGCTGGTGGGCTTGGCCGAGCTGGCCGCGCGGCACCCGTCGACGCGGATTACGTGGTTGCTGCGCCGCGAGGCTGTCGGGTCAGCGTTCGGTGGTGGTGAGGCCGACCAGCTCCCGGCGCGGGGTGCGCTGGGGATGCGTGCGCGGGCGGCGGTCGAGGCCGGGCGCATCGAGGTCGTACGTGGTTTCCGCACCGAAGCCGTGGAACACGACGCGACGGGCGCCTTGACGCTGCGGTCCTCGACTGGGCAGGTGGTGGAGGCGGTGGACGAGGTCGTGGTGGCGACCGGGTTCCGCCCGGATCTGTCGTGGCTGTCGGAGCTGCGGTTGGCGCTGGATGCGACGTTGCAGGCGCCGGTGGCGCTGGCCCCGTTGATCGATCCGAACGTGCACTCATGCGGGACCGTCTACCCCCATGGTGCGAAGGAGTTGGCGCACCCGGAGCCGAACGTGTTCCTGGCCGGGATGAAGAGCTACGGGCGGGCGCCGACGTTTTTGGCGTTGACCGGCTACGAGCAGGTGCGCTCGATCGCGGCGGCGCTGGCCGGGGACCGGGAATCGGCCGAGCGGGTGGAGCTGGTGCTGCCCGAGACGGGGGTGTGCAGCGGAGCCGGCCTGAGCGAGCTCGACACTGCGGTCGCCGACGCCGACGCCGACGCCGACGCCGGCTGCTGTGGTGCCCCTGCTGAGCCGCAGACGGTGTCGTTGTCGGCGCCGGCTGCCCGCTGA